In Terriglobales bacterium, the genomic window GCTGCGCCTCGACTTGCCAGCTTAGCCAAAGGACGGCTACAGGGGCACGCTCCAGCTTCTCGGAAAAGCAGGTCCCTCCACGCGTGATTGGAACGCGCTACGCGATCCAATCACTTGGTCGGGATGACACCCATGCTTGGTAGATCTCAGCGTCGGCAGCAGCTCCCTTTGGCAAAATCAATAAGGAACTTTGGCCGCCAGATTCCGCCAGCTTTGAAAAGCCGCCAGCGATTCCTGCCGCATCATTCCGATCATTGGGATGGACCGCAGTTCTACCGGCAATTGGATCTGCGCATAAATGAAAGCATCATCGAAACCGGCGGCGGCGGCATCTTCCCGCGTCCCGGCGTAATACAGCCGGTCAACGCGCGACCAGTACACGCCACCCAGGCACATGGGGCAGGGCTCACAGCTGGTGTAGATTTCGCAACCCGTCAAATGAAAGGTGTTCAGTTTGCGGCAGGCATTTCGGATCGCCGTGATCTCGGCGTGCGCCGTGGGGTCCATCGCCGAGGTCACCAGGTTTGTGCCCTCGGCAATAAGCTCGCCTTCTTTGACCACTAGTGCCGCAAAAGGCCCACCGCGGCGCGCATTGACATTTTCGACGGCGAGCTCGATAGCCCGCGACATAAATGAATTTTTCATGTGGAATATTCGTTATTGTAATCGCCCGTCCCTGCTGCTGATGGTTTATTCTCTGCGACGTGCCCTCCATCGGAATGACGCAGAGTGTGACGCTGCTCCACCTGCTGCAACTCGCCGATAGCGCGCTTCCGGTCGGCGCGATGGCTCATTCCTTTGGCTTGGAATCGCTAGTTGAATACGGCGCGCTGGTTCCGGACAACTTAGAATCTTTTCTCCGCGATTGGCTAGTCGAGTCCGGTACCCTGGAAGCTGTTTTTTGTGCCCGCAGTTGTGCGCTGGCACAAAGCGGCACGGCGAGTCTTTTGGAGTGGCTGCAGCTTAACCTGCGCCTCGACGCGCGCAAGCCTGCCCGCGAAGCGCGCGAGGCCTCCGCAGCCATCGCCCGGCGTCTGATCGATCTT contains:
- a CDS encoding nucleoside deaminase, translated to MKNSFMSRAIELAVENVNARRGGPFAALVVKEGELIAEGTNLVTSAMDPTAHAEITAIRNACRKLNTFHLTGCEIYTSCEPCPMCLGGVYWSRVDRLYYAGTREDAAAAGFDDAFIYAQIQLPVELRSIPMIGMMRQESLAAFQSWRNLAAKVPY